A segment of the Plectropomus leopardus isolate mb unplaced genomic scaffold, YSFRI_Pleo_2.0 unplaced_scaffold13593, whole genome shotgun sequence genome:
TCTCCTTAAAAAGCTGCTCATCAGTTTTCATGCTGACCGTTCGGTCCGTTCCACTGGATCCTGTGGGAGGGTGGAGGGCCGTGAGGGTGAGGTCTCTTCTTGTAAAGTCGgggtttcttcctctcttgtTTGGTGACGGGGGGCAGCAGTCTGCGAGCCTCGTCTTTTAACTCCTGCAGGAGCGTCTGCGCCTGCTCCTGAGGCAGCTCGACATactgcagctcctccagcagGTCGCTCTGCTCATCTGGAAGAC
Coding sequences within it:
- the LOC121964006 gene encoding heterogeneous nuclear ribonucleoprotein U-like protein 2 — encoded protein: SCSLPDEQSDLLEELQYVELPQEQAQTLLQELKDEARRLLPPVTKQERKKPRLYKKRPHPHGPPPSHRIQWNGPNGWSDMQPWRQQPRY